From a single Miscanthus floridulus cultivar M001 chromosome 8, ASM1932011v1, whole genome shotgun sequence genomic region:
- the LOC136470957 gene encoding uncharacterized protein: MAPVTLTVTEAETETEATPLVGVMPAQDAKAPRVAVSVEFGFLLTPAGNEALDRLVIPPPPPPAKQSLLSRLARLWRQCFSRFDPCSIPVGQALTEEQMEMVLRHRRPGYFKRLAMDREVTMDCLHYYNLKHPGNKYEPAPGKVYRNAHFHNGVCWTHGNFVARKKRSGWFSFLPAPRTLFFFELAHINDFDGVVTCTPLDEPVTESYSVLGFPLGFSTRRSGKLDSFCKTCYKRFDVPHPGIQKIFACGHQHVQKVCEMCYLRSRVLHPRPGGFAFGYRDPYRPYPTKN, encoded by the exons ATGGCCCCGGTCACGCTGACGGTGACGGAggcggagacggagacggaggctACTCCCCTCGTCGGAGTCATGCCAGCGCAGGATGCCAAGGCCCCCCGCGTCGCCGTGTCAGTGGAGTTCGGCTTCCTCCTCACCCCAGCCGGGAACGAGGCGTTGGACCGCCTTGTAATTCCTCCCCCGCCGCCACCAGCCAAGCAGTCGTTGCTCTCGCGCCTCGCGCGGCTGTGGCGCCAGTGCTTCTCCCGGTTCGATCCCTGCTCCATCCCCGTCGGTCAGGCGCTGACTGAGGAACAGATGGAGATGGTTCTACG ACATAGACGGCCGGGCTACTTCAAGCGATTAGCTATGGATCGCGAGGTTACCATGGATTGCCTGCACTACTACAACCTTAAGCATCCG GGCAATAAGTATGAGCCTGCTCCAGGCAAGGTGTACCGGAATGCCCATTTTCACAATGGCGTTTGCTGGACTCATGGGAACTTTGTAGCTCGTAAGAAGCGCTCTGGTTGGTTCTCATTCCTTCCTGCTCCAAGGACTCTCTTTTTCTTCGAGCTTGCTCATATAAATGATTTCGATGGCGTCGTCACATGCACCCCCTTAG ATGAACCAGTTACTGAATCCTACAGTGTCTTGGGTTTCCCTCTTGGGTTCTCTACTCGTCGTAGTGGCAAAT TGGATTCCTTTTGCAAGACGTGCTACAAGCGCTTTGATGTTCCACATCCTGGCATACAGAAGATATTTGCGTGTGGACATCAGCATGTGCAGAAAGTCTGTGAAATGTGCTATCTTCGCTCCCGTGTGCTGCATCCGCGCCCTGGAGGTTTTGCGTTTGGCTATCGCGATCCTTACCGCCCCTACCCTACTAAGAACTGA
- the LOC136470958 gene encoding uncharacterized protein, which yields MGTKIDWDAVLLGEVDWDAVLPNHQWKRRGARSWEHVMPPPQRQLEILPKDVGGSCAVHSFSETLTGLLRIGLPPSSIKVDLPRLLHLSAAKGILTDEGSALAWIDLLAKSYGIPLMVRLLNAT from the exons ATGGGGACGAAGATTGACTGGGATGCTGTGCTCCTTGGGGAGGTTGACTGGGATGCCGTGCTCCCCAACCATCAATGGAAGCGACGCGGCGCGAGGAGCTGGGAGCACGTGATGCCGCCGCCACAAAGACAGTTGGAGATACTCCCCAAGGATGTCG GTGGGTCGTGCGCCGTCCACTCCTTCTCGGAGACCCTCACCGGCTTGCTTCGCATAGGCCTTCCCCCATCCAGCATCAAAGTCGACCTGCCCCGCCTTCTCCATCTGTCAGCCGCCAAGGGCATCCTCACCGACGAGGGCTCTGCCCTGGCGTGGATCGACCTTCTTGCCAAGAGTTATGGCATACCCTTGATGGTAAGATTGCTGAACGCCACATAG